From a single Cyclobacterium marinum DSM 745 genomic region:
- a CDS encoding metal-dependent transcriptional regulator has product MKSLSAAEENYLRTIYKLVTEGIEKVSTNEIAAAVNTKAASVSDMLKKLAEKELIDYKKYYGVSLTEEGRKTALFIIRRYRLWEVFLVDKLKFSWDEVNAIAEELEHVKAPLLVRRLDEYLGFPKFDPHGDPIPDEFGELSDKPRITLQEVPVGQSGKIVSVSDTSANFLKYLDKVGIYIGAKVLVLEKIEYDGSQELIIDNQKKVFVSKEVATNIQVMLHPN; this is encoded by the coding sequence ATGAAAAGTTTAAGCGCTGCAGAGGAGAATTATTTAAGGACCATTTATAAGTTGGTTACTGAAGGCATAGAAAAAGTTTCAACGAATGAGATCGCTGCTGCTGTCAATACCAAAGCAGCATCTGTTAGTGACATGCTTAAAAAGTTGGCAGAAAAAGAATTGATTGACTATAAAAAATATTATGGAGTTAGTCTTACAGAAGAAGGTAGAAAAACTGCACTATTCATCATCAGAAGGTACCGTCTCTGGGAGGTGTTTTTAGTGGATAAATTAAAATTCAGTTGGGATGAAGTGAATGCAATTGCAGAAGAACTGGAACATGTAAAGGCTCCCCTACTCGTCCGTCGCTTGGATGAATATTTGGGTTTTCCCAAATTTGATCCCCATGGAGATCCCATACCGGATGAATTTGGTGAACTCAGTGACAAACCCAGAATCACACTACAAGAAGTCCCTGTGGGCCAAAGTGGGAAAATTGTTTCCGTCAGTGATACAAGTGCTAATTTTTTAAAGTATTTGGATAAGGTAGGCATTTATATAGGTGCCAAGGTACTGGTGCTTGAAAAAATAGAATATGATGGTTCACAAGAATTAATCATTGACAACCAAAAAAAGGTTTTTGTTTCCAAAGAAGTGGCCACTAATATTCAAGTGATGCTTCACCCCAATTAA
- a CDS encoding thioredoxin family protein, with product MKKVVGLIVMLVFIQQFSFAQKESINWHSFEEVIEKTAANPKMILVDVYTDWCGWCKKMDRNTFTDPKVIEYVNNNFYAVKLNAENKKKKFEFKGKEYSEQSMARNMRVRSFPNFIIMDASMENITQLPGYREPENFVSALKSLLENFDH from the coding sequence ATGAAAAAAGTAGTTGGACTTATAGTGATGCTGGTTTTTATTCAACAATTTTCCTTCGCTCAAAAAGAGTCGATTAACTGGCATAGTTTTGAGGAGGTAATAGAAAAAACAGCTGCCAACCCAAAAATGATTCTTGTAGATGTGTATACCGACTGGTGTGGGTGGTGTAAAAAAATGGATAGAAATACTTTTACCGATCCCAAGGTAATTGAATATGTTAATAATAATTTTTACGCTGTCAAACTAAATGCCGAAAACAAAAAAAAGAAGTTTGAATTTAAAGGCAAGGAGTATTCCGAACAATCGATGGCTCGAAATATGAGGGTAAGGTCTTTTCCCAATTTTATTATCATGGATGCATCCATGGAAAACATCACCCAACTTCCCGGCTACAGGGAACCGGAAAATTTTGTCAGTGCTTTAAAATCTTTACTTGAAAATTTCGACCATTAA